Proteins from one Planctomyces sp. SH-PL62 genomic window:
- a CDS encoding SulP family inorganic anion transporter: MHGSEGIRAAEGDQAGQASPQEKPANGVAGLKYWRHDLMAGLLVSLISLPLSLGIAVASGAPPIAGLFSAIIAGLLLPFLGGSYVTVSGPAAGLAPVLLAAMLTLGRGDLATGYPLLLVVISIVGVVQVVLSLLKAARFSAIFPAAVVEGMLASIGLMIIAKQLPNFLGANYHAHEFFEYLAETPAALRHMQPRVFGLGLACLALLFALGSRRAGPLRKVPPQLTVVVVGIVLGRLLGLGDGALIHLPDQILGHGLVLPNFAGLLGDTALWGAALAAVLTLTLVDGVESLATAQAIDKIDPFRRKSSPNRVLFSMGVLNIASSLAGGLTIIPGGVKSKACIVGGGRTLWANFYNAVFLLFFLFVARPLIGMIPLAALAAILIHTGYKMSEPGVWRHVASIGREQLGLFTITVVATLMSDLLIGIGVGIAAKLALNLAFASRGAGVAEAIARAPGRLAGLFRSPVAQAAVDGGSYHVRFDGPLVCFNSLQVNRALAAIPHQADRLLLHFQDGVTIIDHTTCENLIHFAEEFERSGRGTAEFVGMDLLRRLSDHDSCTRIRQINLPGPLPPRPSRAFPGELWGGLPLLSASSALQGLALDEALRDAFGAQPVHADHPRGVLVRLGMVPVDRYIKHPEGDLAAFSLHQQDPRGVDYASDPSAERARPIM, from the coding sequence ATGCACGGGTCCGAGGGGATCAGGGCGGCGGAAGGCGATCAGGCGGGGCAGGCCTCGCCGCAGGAGAAGCCGGCCAACGGCGTGGCGGGGCTGAAGTACTGGCGGCACGACCTGATGGCCGGGCTGCTGGTCTCCCTGATCTCGCTGCCGCTGTCGCTGGGGATCGCGGTGGCGTCCGGGGCGCCGCCGATCGCGGGCCTCTTCTCGGCGATCATCGCCGGGCTGCTGCTCCCCTTCCTGGGGGGGTCGTACGTGACCGTCAGCGGGCCGGCGGCCGGGCTGGCCCCGGTGCTCCTGGCCGCGATGCTGACCCTGGGGCGGGGCGACCTGGCGACCGGCTATCCCCTGCTCCTGGTCGTGATCTCGATCGTCGGCGTCGTCCAGGTGGTGCTCAGCCTGCTCAAGGCGGCGCGTTTCAGCGCGATCTTCCCGGCGGCGGTGGTGGAGGGGATGCTGGCCTCGATCGGCCTGATGATCATCGCCAAGCAGCTCCCGAACTTCCTCGGCGCCAACTACCACGCGCACGAGTTCTTCGAGTACCTCGCCGAGACGCCGGCGGCCCTGCGGCACATGCAGCCCCGGGTCTTCGGGCTGGGCCTGGCCTGCCTGGCGCTCCTGTTCGCGCTCGGTTCGCGGCGGGCCGGCCCGCTGCGGAAGGTCCCGCCCCAGCTGACGGTGGTCGTCGTGGGGATCGTGCTCGGCCGGCTGCTGGGCCTCGGGGACGGCGCGCTGATCCACCTCCCCGACCAGATCCTGGGCCACGGGCTGGTGCTGCCGAACTTCGCCGGCCTTCTCGGCGACACCGCCCTCTGGGGCGCCGCCCTGGCCGCCGTCCTGACCTTGACGCTGGTGGACGGGGTGGAGTCGCTGGCGACGGCCCAGGCGATCGACAAGATCGACCCGTTCCGGAGGAAGTCGAGCCCGAACCGGGTGCTGTTCTCGATGGGCGTGCTGAACATCGCGTCCAGCCTGGCCGGCGGCCTGACGATCATCCCGGGCGGCGTGAAGAGCAAGGCCTGCATCGTCGGCGGCGGGCGGACGCTCTGGGCCAACTTCTACAACGCCGTCTTCCTCCTCTTCTTCCTGTTCGTGGCGAGGCCGCTGATCGGCATGATCCCCCTGGCCGCGCTGGCGGCGATCCTGATCCACACCGGCTACAAGATGAGCGAGCCGGGCGTGTGGCGGCACGTCGCGAGCATCGGCCGCGAGCAACTGGGCCTGTTCACGATCACGGTCGTCGCCACCCTCATGAGCGACCTGCTGATCGGGATCGGCGTGGGGATCGCCGCCAAGCTGGCGCTCAACCTGGCGTTCGCCTCGCGGGGCGCGGGGGTCGCGGAGGCGATCGCGCGGGCCCCCGGGCGCCTGGCGGGCCTGTTCCGCAGCCCGGTCGCCCAGGCGGCCGTCGACGGCGGCTCGTACCACGTCCGGTTCGACGGCCCGCTCGTCTGCTTCAACTCGCTGCAGGTCAACCGGGCGCTGGCCGCGATCCCCCACCAGGCGGATCGGCTCCTGCTCCACTTCCAGGACGGCGTGACGATCATCGACCACACGACCTGCGAGAACCTGATCCACTTCGCCGAGGAGTTCGAGCGCTCGGGGCGCGGGACGGCCGAGTTCGTCGGGATGGACCTGCTCCGCCGGCTGTCCGACCATGATTCCTGCACCAGGATCCGGCAGATCAACCTGCCCGGCCCGCTCCCCCCCCGGCCGTCGCGAGCCTTCCCCGGCGAGCTCTGGGGCGGCCTGCCGCTCCTGTCCGCCTCGTCGGCCCTCCAGGGCCTGGCGCTCGACGAGGCGCTCAGGGACGCCTTCGGCGCTCAGCCCGTCCACGCCGACCACCCCCGCGGGGTCCTGGTCCGCCTGGGCATGGTCCCCGTCGACCGTTACATCAAGCACCCCGAGGGGGATCTCGCCGCCTTCTCGCTGCACCAGCAGGACCCCCGGGGCGTCGATTACGCCTCCGATCCCAGCGCGGAGCGGGCCAGACCGATCATGTAG
- a CDS encoding MlaD family protein, whose product MAQAMGRWRMLANVGFAVIVLAVAAFGLMQVANRRWQTQPTFHVRAQFPSVVGVEPGHRVRFQGIDAGVVERVVPPSRPGDPVELVLRIDETLHRLVREDTTARIAVEGMIGARVVDLKPGEPDAPAAPEGALIRSEAPTDLADLMRQAGESLRKFDATATEARSGLEHLAALAGEVRAGKGSLGKLIQDDSVYDNLVALTRKGEKAVETLDDDLTAIKQTWPISRYFESRAYYERDLVLYRPGALRESRSLTSEELFEPGLAVLTPVGKTRLDEVARWFRKTSRQKSEVVIAAFTDPDADPDLADALTQEQADAVRKYLVDQHGIGSAGWFRSRKVAAVGFGGQAPRLAENVDELPARRIEIILFTPQA is encoded by the coding sequence ATGGCGCAGGCGATGGGGCGATGGCGGATGCTGGCGAACGTCGGATTCGCGGTGATCGTGCTGGCGGTCGCGGCGTTCGGCCTGATGCAGGTGGCGAACCGGCGCTGGCAGACTCAGCCCACGTTCCACGTCCGCGCGCAGTTTCCCAGCGTCGTGGGAGTCGAGCCCGGCCACCGGGTCCGGTTCCAGGGGATCGACGCCGGGGTGGTGGAGCGGGTGGTCCCGCCGTCGCGTCCCGGCGATCCGGTGGAGTTGGTCCTGCGGATCGACGAGACCCTGCACCGGCTGGTCCGCGAGGACACGACCGCGCGGATCGCCGTCGAGGGGATGATCGGGGCGCGGGTCGTCGACCTCAAGCCCGGCGAGCCGGACGCCCCCGCCGCGCCCGAAGGGGCCCTGATCCGATCCGAGGCCCCGACCGACCTCGCCGACCTGATGCGCCAGGCGGGTGAATCGCTCAGGAAGTTCGACGCGACCGCGACCGAGGCCCGGAGCGGGCTGGAGCATCTCGCCGCGCTGGCGGGGGAGGTCCGCGCGGGGAAGGGGAGCCTGGGCAAGCTGATCCAGGACGACTCGGTCTATGACAACCTCGTCGCCCTGACGAGGAAGGGCGAGAAGGCCGTCGAGACGCTCGACGACGACCTGACGGCGATCAAGCAGACGTGGCCGATCTCCCGCTACTTCGAGTCTCGGGCGTATTATGAGCGGGACCTCGTCCTCTACCGGCCCGGTGCCCTGCGCGAGAGTCGATCGCTCACCTCCGAGGAGCTGTTCGAGCCCGGCCTCGCGGTTCTGACGCCGGTCGGCAAGACCCGGCTCGACGAGGTCGCCCGCTGGTTCCGCAAGACCAGCAGGCAGAAGTCCGAGGTCGTGATCGCCGCCTTCACCGACCCCGACGCCGATCCCGACCTGGCCGACGCCCTCACCCAGGAGCAGGCCGACGCGGTCCGCAAATATCTGGTGGATCAGCACGGGATCGGCTCGGCGGGCTGGTTCCGCAGCCGCAAGGTGGCCGCCGTGGGCTTCGGCGGGCAGGCCCCCCGCCTGGCCGAGAACGTCGACGAGCTGCCGGCGCGTCGGATCGAGATCATCCTGTTCACGCCCCAGGCTTGA
- a CDS encoding TylF/MycF/NovP-related O-methyltransferase, producing the protein MATTAKGYLKKLVDWTKNAKRMASLRAEDRKLLERVREQRLTYLTARKLASVATTCRALEAAGTPGVFLEAGCALGGSSILIASLKRPDRPFFVYDVFGMIPPPTEEDTADVHDRYRDIVEGKSLGIAGDEYYGYQENLYDVVLANLRSFGIDPEERSMSLIKGLVQDTLKIDGPVAFAHVDVDWYDPVMTCLRRIYPNLAPGGSIILDDYLDWGGCRKAADEFLRGLSGGFVLDDSASSMKITRVAG; encoded by the coding sequence ATGGCAACCACAGCGAAGGGCTATCTCAAGAAACTCGTCGACTGGACGAAGAACGCCAAACGGATGGCGTCGCTGCGTGCGGAAGATCGGAAACTTCTGGAGCGGGTCCGGGAGCAGAGGCTCACCTATCTCACGGCTCGAAAGCTGGCCTCCGTGGCGACGACCTGCCGCGCGCTCGAGGCGGCCGGGACGCCCGGCGTCTTCCTCGAGGCGGGCTGCGCGCTGGGGGGCTCGTCGATCCTGATCGCGAGCCTCAAGAGGCCCGATCGCCCCTTCTTCGTCTACGACGTCTTCGGGATGATCCCCCCGCCGACGGAGGAGGATACGGCCGACGTCCACGACCGGTATCGCGATATCGTCGAGGGGAAGTCGCTCGGGATCGCCGGCGACGAGTACTACGGATACCAGGAAAACCTCTACGACGTGGTCCTGGCGAACCTGAGAAGCTTCGGCATCGATCCCGAGGAACGGTCGATGTCGCTGATCAAGGGGCTCGTCCAGGACACGTTGAAGATCGACGGGCCGGTCGCCTTCGCGCACGTCGACGTCGACTGGTACGATCCCGTCATGACGTGCCTGCGGCGGATCTACCCGAACCTCGCGCCCGGCGGGAGCATCATCCTCGACGACTATCTCGATTGGGGAGGCTGCCGGAAGGCCGCCGACGAATTCCTGCGGGGCCTGTCCGGCGGGTTCGTCCTGGACGACTCCGCCAGCTCCATGAAGATCACGAGGGTCGCCGGCTGA
- a CDS encoding DUF790 family protein — protein MLTGDLVRVKISKERVLPLYLNRESAQWLEAAESLLAIFREGVGMTRGEIEGEIDELFGGGGKATLVHRGLAKVLEDGAEFEVVADVPPDVIREKVFTAAAEYRKTLAQAHPHDGNPLPEAGRGPRPAFRRDVVLEGVAKELGVEPKTLIDGLFADLRDENRMLSFQDMTAQRLLDRYNTALAQTVLLRSVRVTVDVRNETPARYRQLFRQLKFHRLLYRVSGTMREGYTFHLDGPLSLFSATTRYGLQMALFLPSLLRCRDFRLDAELRWGPKRDPRSFHVDANIGLVSHTADTGVYVPPEIPAFAERFRQVAPAWELTETTEIVELGREGVWVPDFRAVHKKTGVDAFVEVVGFWKKATLDRLLDQLPRLGPPRFVMVISEKLKVDEDAVEKLPGPILWFKEIPSAPELAALLERFLPEKQESMLP, from the coding sequence ATGCTGACCGGAGACCTGGTGCGGGTGAAGATCAGCAAGGAGCGGGTGCTGCCGCTGTATCTGAACCGCGAGAGCGCGCAGTGGCTGGAGGCGGCGGAGAGCCTGCTGGCGATCTTCCGCGAAGGCGTCGGGATGACCCGAGGCGAGATCGAAGGGGAGATCGACGAGCTGTTCGGCGGCGGGGGCAAGGCGACGCTCGTGCATCGCGGGCTGGCGAAGGTCCTGGAGGACGGCGCGGAATTCGAGGTCGTCGCCGACGTCCCCCCGGACGTGATCCGCGAGAAGGTCTTCACGGCCGCCGCCGAGTATCGCAAGACGCTCGCCCAGGCCCATCCCCACGACGGCAACCCGCTCCCCGAGGCCGGCCGAGGCCCTCGCCCCGCCTTCCGGCGCGACGTGGTGCTGGAAGGGGTCGCCAAGGAACTGGGCGTCGAGCCCAAGACCCTGATCGACGGCCTCTTCGCCGATCTCCGCGACGAGAACCGGATGCTCTCGTTCCAGGACATGACCGCCCAGCGACTGCTCGATCGCTACAACACGGCCCTCGCGCAGACGGTCCTCCTGCGCTCGGTCCGCGTGACGGTCGACGTCCGCAACGAGACCCCCGCGCGGTATCGGCAGTTGTTCCGCCAGCTCAAATTCCACCGGCTCCTCTACCGGGTGAGCGGGACGATGCGCGAGGGCTACACCTTCCACCTGGACGGCCCCCTGAGCCTGTTCAGCGCGACGACGCGATACGGCCTCCAGATGGCGCTCTTCCTGCCGTCCCTGCTCCGCTGCCGCGACTTCCGGCTCGACGCCGAGCTGCGCTGGGGGCCCAAACGAGACCCCCGGAGCTTCCACGTCGACGCCAACATCGGCCTGGTCTCGCACACGGCCGACACGGGCGTCTACGTCCCTCCCGAGATCCCCGCCTTCGCCGAGCGGTTCCGCCAGGTCGCCCCCGCGTGGGAGCTGACCGAGACGACCGAGATCGTCGAGCTGGGCCGCGAGGGGGTCTGGGTCCCCGACTTTCGCGCCGTGCACAAGAAGACCGGCGTGGATGCGTTCGTGGAGGTCGTCGGCTTCTGGAAGAAGGCCACGCTCGACCGCCTGCTGGACCAGCTCCCCCGGCTGGGGCCCCCCCGGTTCGTGATGGTGATCTCCGAGAAGCTCAAGGTCGACGAGGACGCCGTGGAGAAGCTCCCCGGCCCGATCCTCTGGTTCAAGGAGATCCCCAGCGCGCCGGAGCTGGCGGCGCTGCTGGAGCGATTCCTCCCCGAGAAACAGGAAAGCATGCTCCCATGA
- the deoC gene encoding deoxyribose-phosphate aldolase, which yields MALELTYGLIAKRIDHSLLQPTLTEEEMESGCRVAADYGVASVCIKPFAVPLASRLLRGTGVEVGTTVGFPHGGHATRVKVYEAKQAMDDGATELDMVVNIGQVVGGHWTAVAADIEAVVEAAHEREAVVKVIFENCYLTDEQKVRLCRICGEVGAGYVKTSTGYGTGGATHDDLILMRKSSPPRVKLKAAGGVRTLDQAIAVVELGCDRFGASKTAEILDELKGRLGL from the coding sequence ATGGCACTGGAACTCACCTACGGCTTGATCGCCAAGCGGATCGACCATTCGCTCCTCCAGCCCACGCTGACCGAGGAGGAGATGGAGTCGGGCTGCCGGGTCGCCGCCGACTACGGCGTCGCCAGCGTCTGCATCAAGCCGTTCGCCGTGCCGCTGGCCTCGCGGCTCCTGCGAGGCACGGGCGTCGAGGTGGGGACCACCGTCGGCTTCCCGCACGGCGGCCACGCCACGCGGGTCAAGGTGTACGAGGCCAAGCAGGCGATGGACGACGGGGCGACCGAGCTGGACATGGTCGTCAACATCGGCCAGGTCGTCGGCGGCCACTGGACGGCCGTCGCCGCCGATATCGAGGCGGTCGTCGAGGCGGCCCACGAGCGCGAGGCCGTCGTGAAGGTCATCTTCGAGAACTGCTACCTCACCGACGAGCAGAAGGTCCGCCTCTGCCGCATCTGCGGCGAGGTCGGAGCCGGCTACGTCAAGACGTCCACCGGCTACGGGACCGGCGGCGCGACCCACGACGACCTGATCCTGATGCGCAAGTCGTCCCCCCCGCGCGTGAAGCTCAAGGCCGCCGGCGGCGTCCGCACGCTCGACCAGGCCATCGCGGTCGTCGAACTGGGCTGCGACCGCTTCGGCGCCTCCAAGACCGCCGAGATCCTCGACGAGCTCAAGGGCCGCCTCGGCCTCTGA
- a CDS encoding bifunctional 4-hydroxy-2-oxoglutarate aldolase/2-dehydro-3-deoxy-phosphogluconate aldolase, which translates to MSRERNLRRILDGGIVAVVRAESGEALVKVVEALADGGVTAAEITFTVPDALDVIRDARRALGDALVLGAGTVLDSETARAAILAGAEYLVSPTVNLDVIRLCRRYDKAVMPGAFTPTEILTAWEAGADVVKVFPAEIGGPPFLKAVRGPLPQIRLMPTGGVDLTTAAAFLKAGACCLGVGGSLVEPRAVAAGDFARIRDLASQYTAIVKDFRANA; encoded by the coding sequence ATGAGTCGCGAACGCAACCTCAGGCGGATCCTCGACGGCGGGATCGTGGCGGTCGTCCGGGCGGAGTCGGGCGAGGCCCTGGTGAAGGTCGTGGAAGCCCTGGCCGACGGCGGCGTGACGGCCGCCGAGATCACGTTCACGGTGCCCGACGCCCTGGACGTCATCCGCGACGCCCGACGCGCCCTGGGCGACGCCCTGGTCCTCGGCGCCGGGACCGTACTCGATTCCGAGACCGCCCGCGCGGCGATCCTGGCCGGGGCCGAGTACCTCGTCAGCCCCACGGTGAACCTGGACGTGATCCGGCTCTGCCGCCGCTACGACAAGGCCGTGATGCCCGGCGCCTTCACCCCCACCGAGATCCTCACCGCCTGGGAAGCCGGGGCCGACGTGGTCAAGGTCTTCCCCGCCGAGATCGGCGGCCCCCCCTTCCTCAAGGCCGTCCGCGGGCCGCTCCCCCAGATCCGGCTCATGCCCACCGGCGGCGTCGACCTGACCACCGCCGCCGCCTTCCTCAAGGCCGGCGCCTGCTGCCTCGGCGTCGGCGGCTCCCTCGTCGAGCCCAGGGCCGTCGCCGCCGGCGACTTCGCCCGAATCCGCGACCTCGCCTCCCAGTACACCGCCATCGTCAAGGATTTCCGGGCCAACGCCTGA
- a CDS encoding DEAD/DEAH box helicase family protein, producing the protein MSEGGANAELGEKAPLRLAFDRGTVIVEGLAEGDEAGLPGVKFDPRSKIFRAEAIWYRPLVEHLRARKVAYADEARGYGPTQTPWKILVAKEAFPHQVEGLDAWWKAGGRGVVVLPTGTGKTHLANMAIEKAGRPTLIVTPTIDLMNQWYDELTMSFGVEIGLLGGGYNDVQPITVTTYDSAYLNMERLGDRFGLIVFDECHHLPGATYGLSAVASIAPFRMGLTATPERADNAHTHLDQLIGPIVYRREITQLKGQFLAEYQTIPLFVALSDEERLQYENARECYRAFVSGSGIDMRRPDGWSRFLFLAFRSPEGREAFHAYRRQRELALAAPAKLKLLDRLLDRHNQDRVLIFTHDNATVYTIARRFLVPVITHQTKTKERREILLRFNSGAYPIVATSKVLNEGVNVPEANVAIILSGSGSVREHVQRLGRILRKSGDKQAVLYEVVTRGTVEEYTSNRRRQHSAYDGE; encoded by the coding sequence ATGAGCGAGGGCGGGGCGAACGCGGAACTGGGCGAGAAGGCCCCCTTGCGGCTGGCCTTCGACCGGGGGACGGTGATCGTCGAGGGTTTGGCCGAAGGGGACGAGGCGGGGCTCCCCGGCGTCAAGTTCGATCCCCGGTCGAAGATCTTCCGGGCCGAGGCGATCTGGTATCGCCCGCTCGTCGAGCACCTCCGCGCGCGGAAGGTCGCCTACGCCGACGAGGCCCGGGGCTACGGCCCGACCCAGACCCCCTGGAAGATCCTGGTCGCCAAGGAGGCGTTCCCGCATCAGGTGGAGGGGCTCGACGCCTGGTGGAAGGCGGGGGGCCGGGGCGTCGTCGTCCTCCCCACCGGCACCGGCAAGACCCACCTGGCGAACATGGCGATCGAGAAGGCCGGTAGGCCCACCCTGATCGTCACCCCGACCATCGACCTGATGAACCAGTGGTACGACGAGCTGACGATGAGCTTCGGCGTCGAGATCGGCCTCCTCGGCGGCGGCTACAACGACGTCCAGCCGATCACCGTCACCACGTACGACTCGGCCTACCTCAACATGGAGCGGCTCGGCGATCGGTTCGGCCTGATCGTCTTCGACGAGTGCCACCACCTGCCGGGCGCGACGTACGGGCTCTCCGCCGTCGCCTCCATCGCCCCGTTCCGCATGGGCCTGACCGCCACCCCGGAACGGGCCGACAACGCACATACGCACCTGGATCAATTGATCGGGCCGATCGTCTATCGTCGCGAGATCACCCAGCTCAAGGGCCAGTTCCTGGCCGAATACCAGACGATCCCCCTGTTCGTCGCCCTCAGCGACGAGGAGCGGCTCCAGTACGAGAACGCCCGCGAGTGCTACCGGGCGTTCGTCAGCGGATCGGGCATCGACATGCGCCGGCCCGACGGCTGGAGCCGGTTCCTGTTCCTGGCCTTCCGCTCCCCCGAAGGCCGCGAGGCCTTCCACGCCTATCGCCGCCAGCGCGAGCTGGCCCTGGCCGCCCCCGCCAAGCTCAAGCTCCTGGACCGGCTCCTCGACCGCCACAACCAGGATCGCGTGCTGATCTTCACCCACGACAACGCCACCGTCTACACCATCGCCCGCCGCTTCCTCGTCCCGGTCATCACCCACCAGACCAAGACCAAGGAGCGCCGGGAGATCCTCCTCCGGTTCAACTCCGGGGCCTACCCGATCGTGGCCACCAGCAAGGTCCTGAACGAAGGCGTGAACGTCCCCGAGGCCAACGTCGCCATCATCCTGAGCGGCTCCGGCTCCGTCCGCGAACACGTCCAGCGCCTCGGCCGCATCCTCCGCAAGTCGGGCGACAAACAAGCCGTGCTGTACGAGGTCGTCACCCGGGGCACCGTCGAGGAATACACGTCCAACCGTCGGAGGCAGCACAGTGCATACGACGGCGAGTGA
- a CDS encoding ATP-binding protein, whose protein sequence is MASLFVIQGADQGKRYEFQASPVALGRDNSNAIRLHDTEVSRRHAEIRLDDELYRVFDLGSANGTFVNGHLVDQAPLRTGDRLQLGQTVMLYNEGPLGARRDLTARVDLLSKSSPEDRSAILRSIPSDEGSRVLQQPDGAAGWLRERLMSLSVMYRATQAVSHILDVDSLLPQVLELVFESIGADRGAILLRDEAGVLTPKAVRWRTSVEADERMAISSTITDYVLEQGQGVITTDAPGDTRFGPAESILDLRIREAICVPVQGRHTTLGVLYADIQADGSALIPVGKPGRGGKFSQDHLMLMVAIGHQAGLAIENTTFYNDKIQAERLAAVGQTIATLSHHIKNILQGVRGGSYLIDLGLNEKDESIVRRGWTIVEKNQTKIYNLVMDMLSFSKDREPALEPTDLNETVGDVVELMQSRAEEFDVRLEWDPRPDLPKIWVDPDGIHRAVLNVLTNAIDAAEGAVDACVAIKIEHDADAGLIRIRIKDNGRGIEEGDIPGMFQIFSSSKGSRGTGLGLPVSQKIVREHGGSIQVASELGRGSTFSIELPAVRRPEPRDHADDPVPPDDLPDE, encoded by the coding sequence GTGGCCTCCTTGTTCGTCATCCAAGGGGCCGATCAGGGCAAGCGATACGAATTCCAAGCGAGCCCCGTCGCCCTGGGACGCGACAATTCGAACGCCATCCGGCTCCATGATACGGAAGTCTCGCGGCGCCACGCCGAGATCCGGCTGGACGACGAACTGTATCGGGTCTTCGATCTGGGCTCGGCCAACGGGACGTTCGTCAACGGCCACCTCGTCGACCAGGCCCCGCTGCGCACCGGCGACCGGCTCCAGCTCGGCCAGACGGTCATGCTCTACAACGAAGGGCCGCTGGGCGCCCGCCGCGACCTCACGGCGCGGGTGGACCTGCTGAGCAAGAGCAGCCCCGAGGACCGCTCCGCCATCCTCCGGAGCATCCCCTCCGACGAGGGCTCGCGCGTGCTCCAGCAGCCCGACGGCGCGGCGGGCTGGCTCCGCGAGCGGCTGATGAGCCTCTCGGTCATGTACCGGGCCACCCAGGCCGTCAGCCACATCCTCGACGTCGACTCGCTCCTCCCCCAGGTCCTGGAGCTGGTCTTCGAGTCCATCGGCGCCGACCGCGGCGCGATCCTCCTCCGCGACGAGGCCGGCGTGCTGACCCCGAAGGCCGTCCGCTGGCGGACCTCGGTCGAGGCCGACGAGCGGATGGCCATCTCCAGCACGATCACCGACTACGTGCTCGAACAGGGCCAGGGGGTCATCACCACCGACGCCCCGGGCGACACCCGGTTCGGCCCCGCCGAGTCGATCCTCGACCTCCGCATCCGCGAGGCCATCTGCGTCCCCGTCCAGGGCCGCCACACCACCCTTGGCGTCCTCTACGCCGACATCCAGGCCGACGGCTCGGCCCTGATCCCCGTCGGCAAGCCCGGCCGCGGCGGCAAGTTCTCGCAGGACCACCTCATGCTCATGGTGGCCATCGGACACCAGGCGGGCCTGGCGATCGAGAACACCACCTTCTATAACGACAAGATCCAGGCCGAGCGGCTGGCGGCCGTCGGCCAGACCATCGCCACGCTCTCCCACCACATCAAGAACATCCTCCAGGGGGTCCGCGGCGGGAGCTACCTGATCGACCTGGGCCTCAACGAGAAGGATGAGTCGATCGTCCGCCGGGGCTGGACGATCGTCGAGAAGAACCAGACGAAGATCTACAACCTCGTCATGGACATGCTCTCGTTCTCCAAGGATCGCGAGCCGGCCCTGGAGCCGACCGACCTGAACGAGACCGTCGGCGACGTCGTCGAGCTGATGCAGTCCCGCGCCGAGGAGTTCGACGTCCGCCTGGAATGGGACCCGCGACCGGACCTCCCCAAGATCTGGGTCGATCCCGACGGCATCCATCGGGCCGTCCTGAACGTCCTCACCAACGCGATCGACGCCGCCGAGGGGGCGGTCGACGCCTGCGTGGCGATCAAGATCGAGCACGACGCCGACGCCGGCCTCATCCGAATCCGCATCAAGGACAACGGCCGCGGCATCGAGGAGGGCGACATCCCGGGGATGTTCCAGATCTTCTCCAGCAGCAAGGGCTCGCGCGGGACCGGCCTGGGCCTCCCCGTCTCCCAGAAGATCGTCCGGGAGCACGGCGGCTCGATCCAGGTCGCCTCCGAGCTGGGGCGGGGCTCCACCTTCAGCATCGAACTTCCCGCCGTCCGTCGCCCCGAGCCCAGGGATCACGCCGACGACCCGGTCCCCCCGGACGACCTCCCCGACGAGTGA